The following proteins come from a genomic window of Nicotiana tomentosiformis chromosome 12, ASM39032v3, whole genome shotgun sequence:
- the LOC138902780 gene encoding uncharacterized protein, with the protein MGSLAFTPTEERHLAMNVRVLDSRFERLDISEHSGVVAGVVARSSLFERIKVHLCDDFHLLVLRDTVLRCGVKEVVLSDGGVLQHHGQIGVSSVDGLREFILEEAHRLQYSIHSSDTDLYHSLKQHYR; encoded by the coding sequence atgggtagtttggcatttactCCAACGGAGGAGAGGCATTTGGCTATGAATGTTCGGGTCTTGGATTCTAGATTTGAGAGATTGGATATATCTGAGCATAGTGGAGTTGTAGCTGGTGTGGTTGCACGTTCAtccttatttgagcgcatcaaagTTCATTTGTGTGATGATtttcatttgcttgtccttagggacacggtgTTGCGATGTGGTGTTAAGGAGGTGGTCCTTAGTGATGGCGGTGTATTACAACATCATGGACAGATtggtgtttctagtgttgatggtttgagggagtttattcttgaggaggctcatagattgcagtattctattcattcaaGTGATACGGATCTGTATCATAGTTTGAAACAACATTATAGATAG